A DNA window from Aureibacter tunicatorum contains the following coding sequences:
- a CDS encoding GAF domain-containing protein: MNLVNRILNAGVKDDFGKVQINNYRLSNGAAFLIAIFCIPFVITGYQASPILFTYPSLTLLAYLGVIFLNKGNDNLTARFVLSVAGVLGGSVFHFKLLEMGRPFTMSIFIVVMSLLVMPWVFLSLKERTQLISANIICLLPVFIQLSHIDTLFKSDLKGVDFFQTANMNYISFVISIFILLIASFCIRWISETVGDENAELLSEMEKKNNELASNSQSMETYIEELKIKQKADKKREWKAEGINKVSRILKPGTLLDDVKDELLSTIIKFLGANQGAIYLVNKRDEGLSIDLSACYAYDRKKYMGMSFAPGEGLIGQIYLERDLIYMTDVPENFVKITSGLGDSTPKSLVLATMQHNDEVRAIIELASFEEYDEFAKDFLKEASQMIGSYVANSQINEQTRRLLEETQDQSEQLRQQEEELRQNMEEMTATQEEMQRIKEENEQRIIDLENEIKNYQSAGQVV, from the coding sequence ATGAACTTAGTTAATCGCATTTTAAACGCTGGTGTAAAAGATGATTTTGGCAAGGTCCAAATTAACAACTACCGACTAAGCAATGGAGCTGCATTTTTGATAGCAATTTTCTGTATCCCATTTGTGATCACTGGTTACCAAGCTTCGCCAATACTTTTCACCTACCCTAGTTTGACTTTATTGGCTTACTTGGGAGTAATATTCTTGAATAAAGGAAATGATAATTTAACTGCAAGGTTTGTGCTGTCTGTAGCTGGAGTGCTTGGAGGTTCTGTTTTTCATTTCAAGTTATTAGAAATGGGAAGACCTTTTACAATGTCCATTTTTATAGTAGTAATGTCTTTATTGGTGATGCCGTGGGTGTTTTTGAGTTTAAAGGAAAGAACTCAGCTCATATCCGCGAATATAATTTGTTTGTTGCCTGTCTTTATTCAACTTTCTCATATAGACACATTGTTCAAGTCTGATTTAAAGGGAGTGGATTTCTTTCAGACAGCGAATATGAATTATATTTCATTTGTAATTTCGATCTTTATTCTTTTGATAGCATCATTTTGTATAAGATGGATTAGTGAGACCGTTGGTGATGAAAATGCTGAATTATTGTCTGAAATGGAGAAAAAGAACAATGAATTAGCATCTAATTCTCAAAGTATGGAAACTTACATTGAGGAGTTGAAAATAAAACAAAAAGCTGACAAGAAAAGAGAATGGAAAGCTGAAGGAATAAATAAGGTCTCGAGAATATTGAAACCTGGAACTCTCTTGGACGATGTTAAAGATGAGTTACTGTCGACAATAATTAAGTTTTTAGGAGCTAATCAAGGAGCTATTTATCTGGTCAATAAAAGGGATGAAGGGCTTAGCATTGACCTTAGCGCTTGCTATGCTTATGACAGAAAAAAATATATGGGCATGTCCTTCGCTCCGGGAGAAGGGTTGATCGGCCAAATCTATCTTGAGAGAGACTTGATTTATATGACTGATGTGCCTGAGAATTTTGTGAAGATAACTTCTGGCCTTGGTGATTCCACTCCAAAAAGTTTAGTTCTTGCAACAATGCAACACAATGACGAGGTTAGAGCTATTATTGAATTGGCTTCATTTGAAGAGTATGATGAATTTGCCAAAGACTTTTTGAAAGAAGCTTCTCAGATGATAGGAAGCTATGTGGCAAATAGTCAAATAAATGAACAAACACGCAGGTTGCTTGAAGAAACACAAGATCAGTCGGAGCAGTTGAGACAGCAGGAAGAAGAGTTGAGACAGAATATGGAAGAGATGACAGCTACCCAAGAGGAAATGCAGAGAATAAAAGAAGAGAATGAGCAAAGAATTATAGATCTTGAAAATGAGATTAAGAATTATCAGTCAGCAGGCCAGGTTGTATAG
- a CDS encoding carbohydrate-binding family 9-like protein gives MRKEFFLMAFLLLLSNLYANGQITKLNEKPKTYICYKAETAPNIDGNITDPAWENAPWTDDFIDIEGPDMPLPYFNTRVKMLWDEKYFYFAAELEEKHIWANIEKRDSIIYYDNDFEIFIDPDGDNLNYFEYEVNALNTVWDLLMAKPYRAGGPAINGWNIDGLKSAVKIYGTLNEPADEDEKWTVEVAIPWKSMSFNVLDDKVPVDGDQWRVNFSRVQWDTEIVNGEYKKLRNNNGDLLPERNWVWSPQGVVAMHNPETWGYVQFADKSSHDSDVKFIEDEDYFFKLDLVRLFHLQQAYRKQNGSYASALKLIDDNIDETDYVLESTSSYFLISSKGPSGKLWKIDYTSRLWSDASK, from the coding sequence ATGAGAAAAGAATTTTTTTTAATGGCGTTTTTGCTACTGTTATCGAATCTGTATGCTAATGGGCAAATTACAAAGCTAAACGAAAAGCCCAAAACATATATTTGTTATAAGGCGGAAACAGCTCCTAATATTGATGGAAATATAACTGATCCCGCATGGGAGAATGCTCCTTGGACGGATGATTTTATAGATATTGAAGGTCCGGATATGCCTTTGCCTTATTTCAATACCCGTGTGAAAATGCTTTGGGATGAGAAATACTTCTACTTTGCAGCTGAGCTTGAAGAAAAACATATTTGGGCTAATATTGAGAAGCGTGATTCAATTATTTATTATGACAATGATTTTGAGATTTTTATTGATCCTGATGGCGACAACCTGAATTACTTTGAGTATGAAGTAAACGCTCTTAATACGGTTTGGGATTTGCTTATGGCTAAACCTTACAGAGCTGGCGGACCAGCCATCAATGGATGGAACATTGATGGATTGAAATCGGCAGTGAAGATTTATGGAACTTTGAACGAGCCTGCTGATGAGGATGAAAAGTGGACTGTTGAAGTAGCGATTCCTTGGAAGAGCATGTCTTTTAATGTCCTTGATGACAAGGTCCCTGTTGATGGAGATCAATGGAGAGTAAACTTCTCAAGAGTGCAATGGGATACTGAAATTGTCAATGGCGAATACAAAAAACTTAGAAATAACAATGGAGATCTATTACCTGAACGCAATTGGGTTTGGTCTCCTCAAGGTGTTGTGGCTATGCATAATCCAGAGACTTGGGGTTATGTGCAGTTCGCTGATAAGAGTTCACATGATAGTGATGTGAAGTTCATTGAAGATGAGGATTACTTCTTCAAACTGGACTTGGTTAGATTGTTTCATTTGCAACAAGCTTATAGAAAACAAAATGGCAGTTATGCGTCAGCTTTGAAATTGATCGATGACAATATTGACGAAACTGATTATGTGTTGGAATCCACTTCCAGTTATTTTCTAATATCGTCTAAAGGCCCATCCGGGAAATTATGGAAAATAGACTACACTTCAAGACTTTGGTCTGATGCTTCTAAATGA
- a CDS encoding family 10 glycosylhydrolase translates to MKKLILFFLLSCLIVGVHAVLGKSIQESESPNSWIWVHANDNRSEKEWRDVLTKISDSGIEGILFGGSPEQVRNIAPLTKEFSLSLHAWMWGMNRPDLAEKHPEWLSVNQNGESIEDKKAYVDYYKFMCPAIPGVKDFLKELVEDYASIEELDGIHLDYIRYVDVILPTTLQPKYDINQDKAYPEWDYGYHPYLVEKYKSEYGIDPLTLENPENDQQWLQFRFDQVTEVVDELTTLAHNRGKLISSAVFPSPSMSREMVYQDWGKWKLDFYFPMVYHNFYNAELDWVGEQLKEGVETVDGDVFGGMFIPAFSEKGELKKALEIAEENGAKGISIFDYNSVKDHQWEEIKSALK, encoded by the coding sequence ATGAAAAAGTTAATTTTATTTTTTTTGCTATCATGCTTAATTGTAGGCGTGCATGCGGTTTTAGGTAAAAGTATTCAAGAAAGCGAGAGTCCGAACTCTTGGATTTGGGTACATGCTAATGATAATCGATCTGAAAAAGAGTGGAGAGATGTGCTTACTAAAATATCAGACTCAGGTATAGAAGGTATTTTATTTGGAGGGTCGCCTGAGCAGGTGAGAAATATAGCTCCTTTGACAAAAGAATTTTCATTAAGTCTTCATGCATGGATGTGGGGTATGAATAGACCTGATTTGGCTGAAAAGCATCCGGAATGGTTGAGTGTTAATCAAAATGGAGAATCTATAGAGGATAAAAAAGCTTATGTTGATTATTATAAATTTATGTGTCCTGCTATTCCCGGTGTAAAAGATTTCTTGAAAGAACTGGTGGAAGATTATGCTTCGATAGAAGAACTTGATGGAATTCACCTTGACTATATTCGATATGTGGATGTCATTTTACCAACTACATTGCAACCAAAATATGATATCAATCAAGATAAGGCGTATCCAGAATGGGATTATGGCTATCACCCATACTTGGTTGAAAAATATAAAAGCGAATACGGAATAGATCCTTTAACTTTGGAAAATCCAGAGAATGATCAGCAGTGGTTGCAGTTTAGGTTTGATCAAGTGACAGAAGTTGTTGATGAGTTGACCACATTGGCGCATAATAGAGGAAAGTTGATTTCGTCCGCAGTCTTCCCCTCCCCTTCGATGTCAAGAGAAATGGTATATCAGGATTGGGGGAAATGGAAACTAGATTTTTATTTTCCTATGGTTTATCATAATTTCTATAATGCTGAACTTGATTGGGTTGGTGAGCAGCTTAAAGAAGGCGTAGAGACTGTCGATGGTGATGTCTTTGGGGGGATGTTTATTCCTGCGTTTTCTGAAAAAGGAGAGCTAAAGAAAGCTTTAGAAATTGCCGAGGAAAACGGAGCAAAAGGAATTTCGATTTTTGACTACAATAGTGTTAAAGACCACCAGTGGGAAGAGATAAAATCAGCTCTTAAATAA
- a CDS encoding ParA family protein: protein MTKIISIINHKGGVGKTTTTANLGAALANLDKKILLVDFDPQANLSDHLGIPFDELDQDIVDVIMDDQSIEPFFIKENLHIVAGNLELAAAEKEFSNSIKAYIKLKKALKSITESYDFVLIDCPPSLGFFTLNALNASTDVIIPVEPEGMAAGGLQTVRDAISEVQDVNDDIKLLGVLITKQRGLVVGKDLEESIRDNHQPVFETVIRNYKHFPEASTLGLSIFDHAPSSNAALDYASLAKEVMNG from the coding sequence ATGACCAAAATAATAAGTATAATAAATCATAAGGGTGGTGTAGGCAAGACGACCACTACGGCAAATTTAGGCGCCGCTCTCGCTAACTTAGACAAGAAAATTCTTTTAGTAGATTTTGATCCTCAGGCTAATTTGTCAGATCATTTGGGGATTCCTTTTGATGAGCTTGATCAAGACATCGTGGATGTTATTATGGATGATCAGTCGATTGAGCCTTTTTTTATCAAAGAAAATTTGCATATCGTAGCTGGTAATTTAGAATTGGCTGCCGCTGAAAAGGAATTTTCGAACAGTATCAAAGCCTATATAAAACTTAAAAAGGCATTGAAGAGTATTACAGAGTCATATGATTTTGTTTTGATTGATTGTCCTCCATCCCTAGGCTTTTTCACTTTGAATGCTTTGAATGCATCTACAGATGTAATCATACCTGTTGAGCCTGAAGGCATGGCCGCTGGCGGGTTGCAAACTGTGAGAGATGCTATATCTGAAGTTCAGGATGTGAATGACGATATCAAGTTGTTGGGAGTTTTGATAACTAAGCAAAGAGGCTTGGTTGTTGGAAAAGATTTGGAAGAGAGTATTAGAGATAATCATCAACCAGTTTTTGAGACTGTGATACGTAACTATAAACATTTCCCTGAAGCTTCAACTTTGGGATTGTCAATTTTCGATCATGCTCCTTCAAGCAATGCAGCCTTGGATTATGCGTCATTAGCCAAGGAGGTAATGAATGGCTAA
- a CDS encoding TetR/AcrR family transcriptional regulator, translated as MELSETKSKIIETAIKLYHQNGINNVSIEEIALASEISKGNFTYHYATKSELIDAILSSYCFELISVFDNIDSNAIDLKYYKFVIDSICELQKKYEFLLYNIFQILQESKRGNDIFNNTIKKLYPFGFKILNELNKAGDIRSCDSKEEMKSLIDQYVILTNYGIHMFSSDQNPLEMHQQTMASIITPYLTKEGDKKYKNFYC; from the coding sequence ATGGAATTATCTGAAACTAAAAGTAAAATAATCGAAACCGCTATAAAACTTTATCATCAAAATGGAATCAACAATGTAAGTATTGAAGAAATTGCATTAGCTTCAGAAATAAGCAAGGGTAATTTCACATATCATTATGCCACTAAATCCGAGTTGATAGACGCTATATTAAGCAGCTACTGTTTTGAACTCATTAGTGTATTTGATAATATTGACAGCAATGCAATAGATTTAAAATACTATAAATTTGTTATCGACAGTATATGCGAATTACAAAAAAAATATGAATTTCTGCTTTATAATATTTTCCAAATTCTACAAGAAAGCAAACGTGGCAATGATATCTTTAACAATACGATAAAAAAGCTATATCCTTTCGGATTTAAAATTCTAAATGAATTGAACAAGGCAGGCGATATCCGTTCATGCGACTCAAAAGAAGAAATGAAAAGTTTAATTGACCAATATGTGATTCTTACCAACTATGGAATTCATATGTTCTCAAGCGATCAAAACCCCTTGGAAATGCATCAACAAACCATGGCAAGCATCATTACTCCTTATTTGACAAAAGAAGGAGATAAAAAGTATAAAAATTTCTATTGCTAG
- a CDS encoding TetR/AcrR family transcriptional regulator, producing MKTRDLILDTALKLFNKSGLDNVSLRQIARQAGLSQSNVTYHFKHPYDIFKELFAQFKEKIMGVFNGIEKKHINLLLYIHIISKASLVQQKYAFIMHNIIQMNQYDSEFKKNVYKFIDNIYSKINFIFIQLEKKSIISKSIHDKKGTLLSLRWLVLWKYSLSHKSIIAKDDYTFIFQIKNLCFVIYPLLSSKSKEAFDILYQNYEPIFINEYRIQNEKT from the coding sequence ATGAAAACTAGAGACTTAATATTAGACACCGCACTAAAGCTATTTAACAAATCGGGACTAGACAATGTCTCGCTTAGACAAATTGCGCGACAAGCTGGATTAAGTCAAAGCAATGTTACATATCATTTCAAACATCCATATGATATTTTCAAAGAGCTCTTCGCTCAATTCAAAGAAAAAATCATGGGTGTATTCAACGGAATAGAGAAAAAGCATATCAACTTGCTACTCTACATTCACATCATTTCAAAAGCATCGCTTGTGCAGCAGAAGTATGCATTTATTATGCACAATATCATTCAAATGAATCAATATGATTCTGAATTCAAAAAAAATGTGTACAAGTTTATTGACAACATCTATTCAAAAATCAATTTCATTTTCATTCAATTAGAGAAAAAATCTATTATCAGCAAATCTATACATGATAAAAAAGGCACCTTATTATCTCTTAGATGGCTTGTGCTTTGGAAATATTCACTTTCTCACAAATCTATAATTGCAAAAGATGACTACACTTTCATCTTTCAAATAAAGAACTTATGCTTTGTGATATACCCACTATTGAGTTCCAAATCAAAAGAAGCATTTGACATATTGTATCAAAATTATGAACCCATTTTCATCAATGAATACAGGATACAAAATGAAAAAACGTAA
- a CDS encoding arginase, whose product MKTKSLKLISVPSEIAAGTRGASMGYQALVVASLNAKSKFFFDKEVAEVETENELLLDENPYPYAKRINGVKNVLTNVSDSVAEELSEENFPLVLAGDHSTAAGTISGIKKANPGKRLGVIWIDAHGDLHTPYTTPSGNMHGMPLAMVAGIDNLEQQINEPKEQTKELWEDIKNIGIDGPKVEMDDIVFIGVRDTEDPEDRLIEKYGIRNIKVSEVKEMGAVNAAQEALDLLKNCDIIYVSFDVDSMDSRISAGTGTPVIDGLSVEEARDINRQLVANDKVVCWEMVEINPTLDQENTMAENAFNILVQVTETVESKIQESCKA is encoded by the coding sequence ATGAAAACTAAATCACTGAAACTAATTTCGGTGCCTTCGGAAATTGCCGCGGGTACGCGAGGTGCTTCAATGGGCTACCAAGCTCTAGTTGTGGCATCACTGAATGCTAAGTCTAAATTCTTTTTTGATAAAGAGGTAGCTGAAGTTGAGACAGAAAATGAACTTCTTTTGGATGAAAATCCCTATCCTTATGCAAAGAGAATCAATGGCGTGAAAAATGTCTTGACAAATGTTTCGGATTCTGTCGCTGAAGAATTGTCCGAAGAAAATTTTCCATTAGTATTAGCTGGAGATCATTCTACCGCTGCGGGAACAATTTCTGGAATTAAGAAAGCAAACCCGGGCAAAAGACTGGGAGTAATTTGGATTGATGCTCATGGTGATTTGCATACTCCTTATACTACGCCAAGTGGGAATATGCACGGGATGCCGCTTGCTATGGTTGCAGGCATTGATAATCTGGAGCAACAGATTAACGAGCCTAAGGAGCAAACAAAAGAGCTTTGGGAAGATATAAAGAACATAGGGATTGATGGACCAAAGGTTGAAATGGATGACATCGTATTTATAGGTGTTAGAGATACTGAGGATCCGGAAGATCGTCTGATAGAAAAGTATGGGATTCGAAATATCAAAGTTAGCGAAGTAAAAGAAATGGGTGCTGTTAATGCTGCTCAAGAAGCTTTGGACTTGCTTAAGAATTGCGATATCATTTACGTATCGTTTGATGTTGATAGCATGGATTCAAGAATATCAGCTGGAACAGGTACACCTGTTATTGATGGATTGAGTGTTGAGGAAGCTAGAGATATTAACAGGCAGTTGGTTGCTAATGATAAAGTAGTCTGTTGGGAAATGGTTGAGATAAACCCTACTCTTGACCAAGAAAATACGATGGCTGAAAATGCATTCAATATTTTGGTGCAAGTAACTGAAACTGTTGAAAGCAAAATTCAAGAAAGCTGTAAAGCGTAA
- a CDS encoding Na+/H+ antiporter NhaC family protein: MSQSPKANFKALLPLLVFIILYLGGSLLNADFYSIPAIVCFLVAAAVAFWQSGFMPLGERFEAYAKGAGGKDIMLMTLIFILAGAFGKIAKASGAIDATVNMGLSILPGNLLVAGVFIIACFISVSIGTSVGTIAALAPLAADIASKSTIEAPLVLSAIIGGAMFGDNLSMISDTTIAASRTQGAKMRDKFKMNFKIVLPAAVATIVLYSVFQHGDTYLQVPESVDYVKVFPYLAILGLALSGLNVFAVLSLGIVIASVVGLLTGDLTIVTILQAANTGISGMGELIIICMIIGGMVELIRINGGIQYLLDFTVKRLNSKKSAEFGIAALVSLVNICTANNTIAIVIAGPLAKEIAQKFEISPARSASLLDTFSCFTQGAIPYGAQILTAVSLVGIAGVGPFDIMKSLYYPYLMVIASICYIVFVTDKKTVATA; the protein is encoded by the coding sequence ATGTCTCAATCTCCAAAAGCCAATTTTAAGGCCTTGCTACCATTATTGGTTTTTATTATTCTCTATCTTGGAGGTTCGCTGTTGAATGCCGACTTCTATTCTATTCCCGCAATTGTTTGTTTCTTAGTTGCCGCTGCTGTGGCTTTTTGGCAAAGTGGCTTTATGCCTTTAGGCGAAAGGTTTGAAGCATACGCCAAAGGTGCTGGAGGAAAGGACATAATGTTAATGACCTTGATATTTATCTTAGCGGGAGCTTTTGGCAAGATTGCAAAAGCGTCAGGAGCTATTGACGCGACTGTGAATATGGGCTTGTCTATACTTCCTGGGAATTTGTTGGTTGCTGGTGTGTTTATAATCGCATGCTTTATCTCTGTTTCGATAGGAACCTCTGTGGGAACAATAGCCGCTCTTGCTCCTTTAGCCGCTGACATAGCGTCAAAATCCACGATTGAAGCTCCATTGGTGCTTAGCGCTATTATTGGAGGAGCTATGTTTGGAGACAATTTATCGATGATTTCAGATACGACCATAGCGGCGAGCAGAACACAAGGAGCAAAAATGCGTGATAAATTCAAGATGAATTTTAAAATTGTTTTGCCTGCCGCTGTTGCGACAATAGTTTTGTATTCTGTTTTTCAACACGGAGATACCTATTTGCAGGTTCCTGAAAGTGTTGATTATGTCAAAGTGTTTCCATACCTTGCTATATTAGGTTTGGCATTGTCAGGCTTGAATGTGTTTGCTGTATTGTCTTTGGGTATAGTAATCGCTAGTGTAGTTGGATTATTGACTGGAGATTTGACTATAGTGACTATCTTGCAAGCTGCTAACACTGGTATTTCAGGAATGGGTGAGTTGATAATCATATGCATGATCATAGGCGGTATGGTTGAGTTGATTCGTATCAATGGCGGAATTCAATATTTATTGGATTTTACGGTAAAGAGATTAAATAGCAAAAAGAGCGCTGAATTCGGTATTGCGGCATTGGTAAGTTTGGTGAATATATGCACGGCAAATAATACGATCGCTATTGTGATTGCTGGTCCGTTGGCTAAAGAAATCGCTCAAAAATTTGAAATTAGCCCAGCGAGATCCGCTAGTTTATTAGACACATTTTCCTGCTTTACGCAGGGAGCTATACCATATGGCGCTCAGATATTGACTGCGGTTAGTTTGGTAGGAATTGCGGGTGTTGGACCATTTGATATAATGAAGAGCTTATACTACCCTTATTTGATGGTTATTGCGTCAATATGTTATATCGTTTTTGTGACAGATAAAAAGACAGTTGCGACTGCTTAA
- a CDS encoding GAF domain-containing protein, with amino-acid sequence MTFFNTSKLSTKLLISFGTLFIVLFGISNGYLYFQATKMVEKNTTEQTVPAQAWRPAFLLRTYLEYLEIYKHKGIIHNAFVEKWLSIAPEKRDELIMAKHLDMLSSQIKNMESGGETSNFYGIFIPKSQKRYESFLKESNDSMDLPIIQWLISLSYSQEEKSHWKIFETKEDGKTHIVTATPIIAENGDITAIAYVKGDITGLPEYLAQVINVGEKGYNFIANLNGEIIISSSPEFESYGNIHGINVMSDAFDDMMSSEKKQTLYELDGEKRFMVSGKLKPSPWIMVTDASITESLAPLDKEFKISLLIELILIAIGLILIFIMIKRFSNEIKVLKDFTTELGQGNIDAKLQSESKIKEIKELGSSFVTLRNKLSEAINFAHEISNGILDAKYPQLGENDALGKSIRQIQQSLSKYNEKEQKNRWITEGLAEFAVILRNGGNVAEVCDNILRKLIKKIEANQAIIFIAEERGGETLLTEKATYAYSRKKFHTETITLKPGEGLIGQIYLEKRTAIYNEIPEEYVKITSGLGESTARNVYIIPLIFNDHVYGVLEIATFDPIEEHKLDFIDKLSEAIASTISMIQTNDQTRRMLDETKVQSEELRSQEEELRQNLEELSATQEENDRQKRAYEEEIALLKKEIKELKMPV; translated from the coding sequence ATGACTTTTTTTAATACCTCTAAATTATCCACCAAACTTCTCATAAGCTTTGGAACGCTCTTCATAGTTCTATTTGGCATTTCAAATGGATACCTTTATTTCCAAGCTACAAAAATGGTGGAAAAAAACACTACTGAACAAACGGTGCCCGCACAAGCATGGCGGCCGGCTTTTTTGCTAAGAACCTACTTAGAATACTTGGAAATCTATAAACATAAAGGAATTATCCATAATGCATTTGTTGAAAAGTGGCTTAGTATCGCTCCTGAAAAAAGAGACGAATTGATCATGGCCAAGCATTTGGATATGCTGTCGTCTCAAATAAAAAATATGGAATCTGGAGGCGAAACAAGCAACTTCTACGGTATTTTCATTCCCAAAAGCCAAAAAAGATATGAATCGTTTTTAAAAGAGTCCAATGATTCAATGGATCTTCCTATCATTCAATGGCTTATATCGCTTTCTTATTCACAAGAGGAAAAAAGCCACTGGAAAATATTCGAAACCAAAGAAGATGGTAAAACACATATTGTCACAGCTACGCCTATAATTGCTGAGAATGGCGACATTACAGCTATAGCCTATGTGAAAGGAGACATCACTGGACTGCCCGAATATTTAGCCCAAGTAATCAATGTAGGAGAAAAAGGCTACAATTTCATCGCTAATCTTAATGGTGAAATAATAATTTCTAGCTCTCCGGAGTTCGAATCCTATGGAAACATTCACGGCATTAATGTTATGAGCGATGCTTTCGACGACATGATGTCTTCGGAAAAGAAGCAAACTCTGTATGAGTTGGATGGAGAGAAACGATTCATGGTCTCAGGAAAACTAAAACCATCTCCTTGGATTATGGTGACTGACGCTTCAATTACTGAATCATTGGCTCCGCTTGATAAAGAATTCAAAATCTCTTTGCTTATCGAGCTGATTCTCATCGCTATCGGCTTGATTCTCATTTTCATTATGATCAAACGTTTTTCCAATGAAATAAAAGTCCTAAAAGATTTCACCACTGAATTAGGCCAAGGAAATATAGATGCCAAGCTCCAATCAGAAAGCAAAATAAAAGAAATCAAAGAACTGGGCTCTTCATTCGTCACACTCCGTAACAAGCTCTCAGAAGCTATTAATTTCGCTCATGAGATTAGCAATGGTATTCTTGACGCAAAGTATCCACAACTTGGAGAAAACGATGCATTAGGCAAATCAATCAGACAAATACAGCAATCTCTAAGCAAATACAACGAAAAAGAGCAGAAAAACAGATGGATAACCGAAGGTCTAGCGGAATTCGCCGTCATCCTTAGAAATGGAGGCAATGTAGCGGAAGTTTGCGATAATATATTAAGAAAACTCATCAAAAAGATCGAGGCGAATCAAGCTATCATTTTCATAGCTGAAGAAAGAGGAGGGGAGACTTTATTGACGGAAAAAGCTACCTACGCTTATAGCCGAAAGAAATTCCATACAGAAACAATCACTTTAAAACCCGGAGAAGGACTAATAGGACAGATTTATCTTGAAAAAAGGACAGCAATCTATAATGAAATCCCGGAAGAATATGTTAAAATAACCTCTGGGCTTGGAGAATCTACAGCCAGAAACGTGTATATCATCCCTTTGATTTTCAATGATCATGTATACGGTGTGCTGGAAATCGCAACATTCGACCCAATAGAAGAGCATAAACTGGATTTCATAGATAAATTATCCGAAGCGATAGCATCCACCATATCAATGATTCAAACCAATGATCAGACTCGTCGCATGCTCGATGAAACTAAAGTTCAATCCGAAGAGCTTAGGTCTCAAGAGGAGGAGCTAAGACAAAATCTGGAAGAGTTATCCGCCACTCAGGAAGAAAATGACCGACAAAAAAGAGCATACGAAGAAGAAATAGCTCTATTGAAAAAAGAGATTAAGGAATTAAAAATGCCAGTCTAA